One region of Candidatus Rickettsiella isopodorum genomic DNA includes:
- a CDS encoding SPFH domain-containing protein, whose amino-acid sequence MPLSLLLILIIPIAILLLKSFFTVSQQSVDVIERFGKYTRCAHAGLNFKIPFIERIAGAISLRIYPLEVTLDTKTQDNVIVKIQVSVQYRIKEDRVYDAFYKLENAREQITAYVLDLVRAEVPTMSLDAVFEKKDSIANAVKSELTGTMQEFGYEIVKALVTNIDPDEKVKHAMNEINEQQRLQVAAQAKGEAEKILKVKQAEAEAESKRLQGEGIANQRKAIICGLQQSVGEFQKAIPGVTAADTMNLALITQYFDTLKEIGANSKSTTILLPHSPGGLKDIAAQLQESIITGNLVANSEQAE is encoded by the coding sequence ATGCCCCTATCACTGTTACTTATTCTCATTATACCTATAGCAATCTTGTTATTGAAGAGCTTTTTCACCGTTAGTCAACAATCGGTTGATGTGATTGAACGTTTTGGAAAATATACGCGTTGTGCACATGCAGGCTTAAATTTCAAAATTCCGTTCATCGAACGGATTGCCGGCGCTATTTCACTGCGGATCTATCCATTGGAGGTCACCTTAGATACCAAAACTCAAGATAATGTGATCGTTAAAATCCAGGTTTCCGTCCAATATCGGATTAAAGAAGACCGTGTTTATGATGCTTTCTATAAATTAGAAAATGCGAGAGAACAAATCACAGCTTACGTTTTGGATTTGGTCCGTGCTGAAGTACCGACCATGAGTTTAGATGCGGTCTTTGAAAAGAAAGACAGTATTGCAAACGCGGTAAAAAGTGAGTTGACAGGGACCATGCAAGAATTTGGTTATGAGATAGTGAAAGCTTTAGTGACCAATATTGATCCCGATGAGAAAGTAAAACATGCCATGAATGAAATCAATGAGCAGCAACGTTTACAAGTAGCGGCGCAAGCCAAAGGGGAAGCAGAAAAAATTCTAAAAGTAAAACAAGCAGAGGCAGAAGCAGAAAGTAAGCGCTTGCAAGGTGAGGGTATTGCTAACCAACGTAAAGCCATCATTTGTGGGTTACAACAATCAGTAGGTGAATTTCAAAAGGCGATTCCTGGCGTAACAGCGGCGGATACTATGAATTTAGCCTTGATTACACAATATTTTGATACTCTGAAAGAAATTGGTGCCAATAGTAAAAGCACAACTATCTTATTACCGCACTCTCCTGGCGGTTTAAAAGACATTGCCGCGCAACTCCAAGAAAGTATTATTACTGGGAATTTAGTTGCAAATTCAGAGCAGGCAGAATAA
- the pdxT gene encoding pyridoxal 5'-phosphate synthase glutaminase subunit PdxT, producing MNIGVLALQGGYQAHIRCLNKLGVFCSWVRDRRTLTASDALIIPGGESSVLIKLLKQQQLWASLIDYDKPILGTCAGAILLAKSVLSPIQESLGRLNICATRNAYGRQLASQVVSGHCIISDRAMEMVFIRAPKLTLLDDNTHIKVLAKYQDQIVAVHEKNIIATSFHPELSQDNYLHRYFIQQVGRNSAQT from the coding sequence ATGAATATTGGAGTTTTAGCCTTACAAGGTGGATATCAAGCACATATCCGCTGTTTAAATAAGCTGGGTGTGTTTTGCTCATGGGTACGTGATCGCCGCACATTGACCGCCAGCGACGCATTAATTATACCGGGTGGAGAAAGTTCGGTATTAATTAAGTTACTTAAGCAACAACAACTTTGGGCGAGTCTGATCGATTATGATAAACCCATCTTAGGGACCTGTGCGGGAGCCATACTACTCGCCAAATCGGTATTATCACCCATACAAGAAAGCTTGGGACGTCTGAATATCTGTGCGACACGAAATGCTTACGGCAGACAACTCGCTTCGCAAGTGGTAAGTGGACATTGTATTATAAGCGATCGAGCGATGGAAATGGTTTTTATCCGCGCTCCTAAACTCACCTTGCTAGATGACAACACCCACATTAAAGTATTAGCCAAATACCAAGATCAGATTGTTGCTGTACATGAAAAAAATATCATCGCTACTAGCTTTCATCCTGAGCTGAGTCAAGATAATTATTTACATCGTTATTTCATCCAGCAAGTCGGCCGAAATTCCGCACAAACTTAA